In Symmachiella dynata, the following are encoded in one genomic region:
- a CDS encoding sigma 54-interacting transcriptional regulator, with amino-acid sequence MKRRHTTTGNLTRLLGGGSTPLFVMNGQRKLLVFNRGCEELTGFAAEDVVGRISHYGSSGETPVEELTAGLCPPPEVLAGEQRSTPAYLTTTTGASLPRMLNFYPFCDEEGQVIHVLGIVSAIPQPPPVADPTAAQTVHAELAALRGNLRQRFGQQTLVCKGPATTRMLNQIELAQHCQAAVFLQGEPGTGKQHLARVIHYGGDTKNTAFVAVDCRKLAASEIDRTVTRLLEAATDPAARGLGISAGALFLGHVEHLPRDVQRRIVKAHDGEEPPALRLFSSSCFPLAEAVEREDLLFELQALLTTVTIEVPPLRDRPEDLLLLAQHFLEDINRRGEKQVGGFARAVVKLFTEYNWPGNLAELFKVVGETHVAATGEMVLPADLPFRFRTGFDAQHLPPVEQFTSIPLEQLTSEYETELIQRALRQCKQNKSQAADLLQINRAKLYRRMEVLGIDDADPGEEE; translated from the coding sequence ATGAAACGCCGCCATACGACAACCGGCAATTTGACGCGGCTACTGGGTGGCGGTTCGACGCCGTTGTTCGTGATGAACGGCCAGCGCAAGCTGTTGGTGTTTAACCGTGGTTGCGAGGAATTGACTGGTTTTGCGGCGGAAGACGTCGTTGGTCGGATTAGCCATTACGGTAGCAGCGGCGAGACTCCGGTGGAGGAATTGACGGCCGGTCTTTGCCCCCCACCCGAGGTGTTGGCCGGTGAGCAACGCAGTACCCCGGCCTATCTCACCACAACCACCGGCGCGTCGTTGCCGCGGATGTTGAATTTTTATCCGTTTTGTGATGAAGAGGGGCAGGTGATTCATGTCTTGGGCATCGTGTCAGCGATTCCCCAACCCCCGCCCGTAGCCGATCCGACGGCCGCCCAAACGGTGCATGCGGAATTAGCTGCTTTGCGGGGCAATCTGCGGCAACGCTTCGGACAGCAGACGCTGGTTTGCAAAGGCCCAGCGACAACGCGGATGCTAAATCAAATCGAATTGGCGCAGCATTGTCAGGCAGCGGTTTTCTTACAAGGGGAACCGGGGACCGGCAAGCAACATCTTGCTCGGGTGATACACTACGGTGGAGACACGAAAAACACGGCATTTGTCGCCGTCGATTGCCGGAAACTGGCCGCCTCAGAAATCGACCGCACCGTTACGCGTTTGTTGGAAGCCGCAACCGACCCCGCGGCGCGCGGACTGGGCATTTCCGCTGGAGCGCTGTTTCTCGGCCATGTCGAACATTTGCCCCGCGACGTGCAGCGCCGCATTGTTAAAGCCCACGACGGGGAAGAACCGCCCGCATTGCGATTGTTCAGTTCCAGTTGTTTTCCGCTGGCCGAGGCGGTGGAACGCGAAGATCTGCTGTTTGAATTACAGGCCTTGTTGACAACCGTCACGATCGAGGTGCCGCCGCTGCGGGACCGGCCGGAAGATTTGTTACTCCTCGCGCAGCACTTTCTTGAGGATATCAATCGCCGCGGCGAAAAACAGGTCGGCGGTTTCGCACGGGCTGTCGTGAAACTTTTCACCGAATACAATTGGCCGGGTAACTTGGCGGAACTCTTCAAAGTCGTTGGCGAAACGCATGTCGCGGCGACCGGGGAGATGGTCCTCCCGGCGGACTTGCCGTTTCGATTCCGCACCGGTTTCGATGCACAACATCTTCCACCAGTGGAACAGTTCACCAGCATTCCTCTGGAACAATTGACGTCCGAGTACGAGACCGAATTGATTCAACGGGCATTGCGACAATGCAAGCAAAACAAAAGCCAAGCGGCCGACCTGTTGCAAATCAATCGCGCGAAACTGTATCGTCGGATGGAAGTCTTAGGGATTGATGATGCGGATCCGGGGGAGGAGGAATAG
- a CDS encoding sugar kinase encodes MSTVQPLWEMGVEMHVVTFGEVMLRMAPEEFMRIPQALPGRLEITFGGGEVNVAVSIARQGGSASFLTSLPDNPLTDAFEAELRKFNVGTELVQRRDEGRFGVYYVETGANQRAGTVIYDRDHSSISLTAAEAYDWKTAFAGANWFHITGITPAISAAAAEAGLAAVKQAKQQGLRVSCDLNFRKKLWNWKPGTGTKDLAQQTMQEFMPYVDVVIANEEDADMMLGIRADDTDVEAGQISVAAYETVARKIVAQYPNVSQVAITLRESLSASHNNWGALLFDVAQDRSFAAPLDNNGNYTPYEIRNIVDRVGGGDSFAGALVFALNTPEMADPESALRYAVAASCLKHSIKGDFNYATRAEIEALVAGSGSGRVQR; translated from the coding sequence ATGTCGACCGTACAACCGCTTTGGGAAATGGGAGTTGAAATGCACGTCGTGACGTTCGGTGAAGTCATGCTTCGTATGGCGCCGGAAGAATTCATGCGGATTCCGCAAGCCCTGCCTGGGCGGCTGGAGATCACCTTTGGCGGCGGCGAGGTGAATGTCGCCGTCTCAATCGCCCGGCAAGGAGGCTCTGCGTCGTTTTTGACCAGCCTGCCCGACAATCCACTCACCGACGCCTTTGAGGCGGAACTCCGCAAATTCAATGTCGGAACCGAACTGGTCCAGCGCCGGGACGAAGGCCGCTTCGGCGTCTATTACGTCGAAACCGGCGCCAATCAACGTGCAGGGACCGTGATTTACGACCGCGATCACAGTTCGATTTCCCTCACCGCCGCCGAGGCCTACGACTGGAAAACCGCCTTCGCGGGGGCCAATTGGTTTCACATCACCGGCATCACCCCAGCGATCAGCGCCGCAGCTGCTGAGGCGGGTTTGGCCGCCGTAAAACAGGCCAAACAGCAGGGGCTGAGGGTTTCTTGTGATCTGAACTTTCGCAAAAAACTGTGGAACTGGAAACCGGGGACCGGCACCAAGGATCTGGCGCAACAGACCATGCAGGAGTTCATGCCTTACGTCGATGTCGTCATCGCCAACGAAGAAGACGCCGACATGATGTTGGGCATTCGCGCCGACGATACTGACGTGGAAGCGGGGCAAATCAGCGTCGCCGCCTATGAAACCGTTGCGCGGAAAATCGTCGCTCAATATCCCAACGTCTCACAGGTTGCGATCACGCTCCGCGAAAGCCTCTCTGCCAGCCACAATAACTGGGGCGCCCTGTTGTTCGACGTCGCTCAAGACCGCAGCTTTGCGGCACCGCTGGATAATAACGGAAACTATACCCCTTACGAAATCCGCAACATTGTCGACCGGGTCGGAGGTGGCGACTCTTTTGCGGGGGCATTGGTCTTTGCCTTGAACACACCCGAAATGGCCGATCCGGAATCAGCCCTGCGTTATGCCGTCGCCGCCAGTTGCTTGAAACACAGCATCAAAGGAGATTTTAATTACGCCACCCGCGCGGAGATTGAGGCCTTGGTTGCCGGCAGCGGTTCTGGGCGGGTGCAGCGTTGA
- a CDS encoding proton-conducting transporter membrane subunit yields the protein MNNPTLAILCPQIILVATACLLLLGFQHRRLSKTWVGAIGVCIFIAAGAAKAWISSGVDATEIAEIAVDPHVETLQWIMLGVGGVFAGLLSQRTCGEQSAVESAAMLLFSTAGGLLAAMADDLVLLTTALALAYLPLVLILFVSERTLTAKGATLKFAVMAGLSLSLTLLGFVFLYACTGTTTLSIMNLHGTAEAHQTAMNSAALILLITGLAIPLAAVPFHFAMVDIVDDVDGWTTGVLLLVPRLAAISALLRICLLPSSVAAHLGVALLLVLAVITLLGGALMALTQTRVPRLLANLAMAQTGWWLLGLAVICWRVQQGDSLELEQARAAWTGQLGATSLALAGLSAVFLSLGGGDEKCRFTDELTGLLRTEPILATAVLLFLFSLAGLPPLLGFWSQAALLWTALAVQVPNPLDLVAFHGGFVTAAGAGVVGGLVMAGVAVRTISLMFFHPPLNKPQPRRGRAARLVAIALAVAIIATSLFPRTVWDWLIR from the coding sequence ATGAACAATCCGACCCTCGCGATACTCTGCCCCCAGATCATTCTGGTTGCCACAGCCTGCTTGTTGCTGTTGGGGTTTCAACATCGTCGTCTCAGCAAGACATGGGTGGGCGCAATCGGCGTCTGCATATTCATTGCTGCCGGCGCCGCTAAAGCGTGGATTTCCTCCGGCGTTGATGCAACAGAGATCGCCGAGATTGCCGTCGATCCACATGTTGAGACACTGCAGTGGATCATGCTCGGCGTGGGAGGAGTATTCGCCGGCTTACTTTCACAACGGACTTGCGGCGAACAATCGGCTGTGGAAAGTGCGGCGATGTTGTTGTTCAGCACCGCTGGGGGGCTGTTGGCAGCGATGGCTGACGATCTGGTGCTGCTGACCACTGCGTTGGCCTTGGCCTACCTGCCGCTGGTTTTGATTTTGTTTGTGAGTGAGCGGACTCTAACGGCGAAGGGGGCGACGCTAAAATTCGCCGTCATGGCAGGCTTATCGCTGAGCCTGACTCTGTTGGGTTTCGTGTTCCTATATGCATGCACCGGCACGACGACGCTGTCGATAATGAATCTCCACGGAACTGCCGAAGCACATCAAACAGCTATGAATAGCGCCGCTTTGATCTTGCTGATCACCGGCTTGGCGATTCCACTGGCGGCTGTGCCGTTTCATTTTGCGATGGTCGACATCGTGGATGACGTCGACGGTTGGACTACGGGAGTCCTGTTGCTCGTGCCGCGTCTGGCCGCGATTTCTGCCTTACTGCGAATTTGCTTGTTGCCCTCTTCTGTTGCGGCGCACTTAGGAGTTGCCTTGCTGTTGGTTTTGGCGGTGATCACGCTGTTGGGAGGAGCGTTGATGGCGCTGACTCAAACTCGTGTTCCACGACTGTTGGCCAACTTGGCGATGGCCCAGACTGGTTGGTGGCTGCTGGGTCTGGCGGTCATCTGCTGGCGCGTCCAACAGGGAGACAGCCTGGAATTAGAGCAAGCCCGCGCCGCTTGGACCGGTCAATTGGGAGCGACATCCCTCGCGCTGGCCGGTTTGTCCGCCGTGTTTTTGTCCTTGGGCGGCGGCGATGAAAAATGCCGGTTCACGGATGAACTGACCGGGTTGTTGCGGACTGAGCCAATATTGGCGACGGCGGTTTTGCTATTTCTATTCAGCCTCGCAGGCCTACCGCCGCTGCTAGGTTTTTGGAGTCAGGCCGCTCTACTGTGGACGGCCTTGGCAGTGCAAGTGCCGAATCCGCTCGACTTGGTCGCGTTTCACGGCGGATTTGTCACCGCTGCCGGCGCAGGCGTCGTCGGTGGGTTAGTCATGGCCGGCGTTGCCGTACGCACGATCAGCCTGATGTTCTTCCATCCACCGTTGAACAAACCCCAACCACGACGAGGACGTGCAGCACGTCTTGTTGCCATCGCGCTGGCAGTCGCGATCATCGCCACGAGTCTCTTCCCGCGGACCGTGTGGGATTGGCTTATCCGTTAA
- a CDS encoding complex I subunit 4 family protein produces MSDIVSSLVLLPLAGAITVLVGGRARPRAAQGIATSFTAAALVATIWMAVTHDPQADVAPSHSGAIFYPPTWHIDGINVWLLVLTALLTYAAVLITVTRAHPRTDLYLACLLTLEAGLLGVFATDNLLWFFFFWEVTRVALFFLIGGWGGTDRRPAAIKFFLFTLVGSGLTFAGCGLLVLSHYWMSGSAEFTLNLRQLISELPQLVAASSANTQYWAGIELWLFAAIGLGFAIQVPLFPLHIWLQDAAVEAPTAGLLMLCGAWIKIGLYGWLRLLLPLFPGLCGDLAGYFLWPAAIGTIYGVMLALVQDDLKRLTANLTVSYASFSVLGLFSSTLIGINGSLLALCSHGLSLGIVICVTSALFTRFRTREAEAFSGLASRYPRLAGVTFVGVASLIALPLTSGFVATATVSMGVARIHPGFAITGLVALVLCTWCFLRVMQRVFGGTFREPVIDHPSWTPQESITHAIRGDLNLREMAAVLPLILAVLCIGVAPQLFFSRTETAVSRIIAGQQSPPAAVERVDDRNLDR; encoded by the coding sequence ATGTCCGACATAGTCTCTTCACTCGTCCTGCTCCCACTGGCCGGTGCCATAACCGTGCTTGTTGGGGGGCGTGCGCGCCCACGGGCTGCGCAGGGGATCGCGACCAGCTTCACTGCCGCGGCTTTGGTGGCAACAATCTGGATGGCCGTTACTCATGATCCACAGGCCGACGTCGCTCCCAGCCACTCCGGAGCAATATTCTATCCGCCGACATGGCACATCGATGGGATCAACGTTTGGTTGCTGGTGTTGACGGCCTTGCTGACCTATGCCGCTGTGTTAATCACCGTCACCCGCGCCCATCCACGGACTGATTTGTATTTGGCATGTCTGCTGACTCTGGAAGCGGGACTGCTGGGAGTCTTTGCGACGGACAATCTTCTGTGGTTCTTTTTCTTTTGGGAAGTAACACGTGTGGCGCTGTTCTTTTTGATCGGCGGCTGGGGAGGAACCGATCGACGGCCGGCGGCGATCAAGTTCTTTCTGTTTACCCTCGTCGGCAGCGGTTTGACATTTGCCGGCTGCGGGCTGTTGGTGCTTTCGCACTACTGGATGTCGGGCAGCGCGGAGTTCACGTTGAACCTGCGGCAATTGATTTCGGAATTGCCACAACTCGTCGCGGCCAGTTCCGCAAACACCCAGTATTGGGCCGGGATTGAACTGTGGTTGTTTGCGGCGATTGGTTTGGGGTTTGCGATTCAGGTGCCATTGTTTCCACTACACATTTGGTTGCAGGATGCTGCGGTCGAAGCGCCGACGGCGGGTCTGTTGATGTTGTGCGGCGCTTGGATAAAAATCGGCCTTTATGGCTGGCTGCGTTTGTTGTTGCCACTCTTCCCCGGACTGTGCGGCGACCTGGCGGGGTATTTTCTCTGGCCGGCCGCCATCGGGACGATCTATGGCGTGATGCTGGCGCTGGTGCAGGATGATCTTAAACGCTTGACGGCAAACTTGACTGTCAGTTATGCCAGCTTTTCGGTACTGGGACTGTTTTCAAGCACCCTGATCGGCATCAACGGCAGCCTGTTGGCGCTGTGTAGTCATGGGTTGTCGCTGGGAATCGTGATCTGTGTGACTAGCGCGTTGTTCACGCGGTTTCGCACGCGTGAAGCCGAAGCGTTTAGCGGATTAGCGAGTCGATATCCTCGCTTGGCAGGTGTGACGTTTGTCGGCGTCGCCTCCTTGATCGCGTTGCCGCTGACCAGTGGTTTTGTCGCCACGGCCACAGTCTCCATGGGAGTCGCGCGAATTCATCCGGGCTTTGCGATCACCGGTCTGGTGGCGCTGGTGCTGTGCACGTGGTGTTTCTTGCGAGTCATGCAGCGTGTGTTTGGGGGAACGTTTCGCGAACCGGTCATCGATCATCCCTCCTGGACGCCGCAAGAATCTATCACCCATGCGATACGTGGGGATCTGAATCTGCGAGAAATGGCGGCTGTGCTGCCGCTGATCCTGGCGGTGTTGTGTATCGGCGTGGCGCCGCAACTATTCTTCAGCCGCACCGAAACGGCCGTGTCCCGCATCATTGCAGGACAACAGTCGCCGCCTGCTGCCGTAGAACGCGTTGATGACCGCAACTTGGATCGCTAG
- a CDS encoding proton-conducting transporter membrane subunit — translation MPRAGRAVAGFGGLATTAAGATLLFVTSQQTEPVQVALGEWFSLPGQIPFTVSLSLVADHMTAWLIFVVTVVGGLIVLHAATAVSSTTTDWRRLCLLLGAVSATVLVLASENFLQLIVAWQLLAVAVCGLAGEGAADLRRRMAVRKTAIVLSVGGCGLLIAACILWTTTGTLDIAQLLAAVHDREFTSQETIAGIGILVAAIAGCAQFPLWVWLPDAGEESPTAAACLQCVGSGVAGISLLLRFQTFLAHMPNGLLVVAAIGGGTALAAGWIAATLMSRARLLAFVTIANLGLIWLAVGTGAPGGIAVAGMQLAILSTGMTVICLATGRSRMEKIVSLSATIGLCGVPLLSGFWSLKSILSLVRNAGDVADATESTWWSVFFWCAVGAIFFTTVGLFRLLWPSAAHDLAMRENHAKAASPTWPQQAMLLLLAGATLAAGAVLGPLTGWLNNYLLPGVAPVSEDRFLQIIVAATVVGGGVTSWLARVAESRLPTPVARLLRPFTTLGSREFFLRDYYFLGVALPLRAGSLLCRFVDWFFIDRILIGTFARLPVRFAKSAQSLQNGLIQFYALMIVAAVAMIFAVVLWSGTDVP, via the coding sequence ATGCCCCGCGCCGGCCGGGCGGTCGCTGGTTTCGGGGGACTGGCCACCACAGCCGCCGGCGCGACATTGTTGTTTGTCACTTCGCAGCAAACGGAGCCAGTGCAAGTGGCCCTGGGTGAATGGTTTTCCTTGCCGGGACAAATCCCATTCACCGTCTCGCTGTCATTGGTTGCCGACCACATGACCGCATGGCTGATTTTTGTCGTCACAGTTGTTGGCGGGCTGATTGTTCTGCATGCGGCAACGGCAGTTTCATCCACAACCACGGATTGGCGCCGGTTGTGTTTGCTTTTGGGTGCGGTCAGCGCGACCGTCTTGGTACTGGCCTCCGAGAATTTTCTGCAATTGATCGTGGCTTGGCAGTTGTTGGCCGTAGCTGTGTGCGGTTTGGCGGGGGAGGGAGCGGCTGATTTGCGACGTCGCATGGCTGTGCGAAAAACTGCAATTGTGCTTTCAGTCGGTGGGTGTGGATTGCTGATTGCGGCATGTATTTTGTGGACGACGACGGGAACGTTGGATATCGCGCAGCTACTGGCCGCCGTTCATGATCGTGAATTCACCAGTCAGGAGACGATCGCCGGGATCGGTATTTTGGTGGCGGCCATTGCGGGTTGCGCACAGTTTCCGCTGTGGGTTTGGTTGCCCGATGCTGGCGAAGAATCTCCCACGGCGGCGGCATGTTTGCAATGCGTGGGCAGCGGCGTCGCCGGGATTTCTCTGTTGCTACGCTTCCAAACGTTTCTCGCGCACATGCCCAATGGATTATTGGTGGTGGCCGCTATCGGCGGAGGAACGGCGTTGGCCGCCGGGTGGATCGCTGCTACGCTGATGTCCCGTGCACGACTTCTCGCTTTTGTTACGATTGCGAACCTGGGATTGATCTGGCTGGCTGTGGGAACCGGCGCGCCGGGTGGTATCGCAGTAGCCGGGATGCAGTTGGCCATCCTCTCGACCGGCATGACGGTTATCTGTCTGGCAACTGGCCGCTCGCGCATGGAAAAAATAGTATCTCTTAGCGCGACCATCGGGCTGTGTGGAGTTCCCCTGCTCTCGGGTTTTTGGAGCCTAAAGTCTATTCTTTCCCTCGTCCGCAACGCGGGCGATGTCGCCGACGCGACGGAATCAACGTGGTGGTCGGTGTTTTTCTGGTGTGCGGTGGGGGCGATTTTTTTTACGACGGTCGGCCTGTTCCGATTATTGTGGCCCTCAGCTGCCCACGATTTAGCTATGCGTGAAAACCATGCAAAGGCAGCGTCCCCCACTTGGCCTCAACAAGCCATGTTGCTGCTGCTCGCCGGGGCGACCTTGGCTGCGGGTGCGGTGCTTGGTCCGCTGACCGGTTGGCTGAACAATTATTTATTGCCCGGTGTCGCGCCGGTGAGTGAGGATCGTTTTTTACAAATCATCGTCGCCGCGACGGTTGTGGGCGGCGGCGTTACGTCATGGCTGGCGCGCGTTGCCGAGAGTCGTCTTCCCACCCCGGTCGCGCGCCTCTTGCGACCGTTCACGACCTTGGGGAGTCGCGAATTCTTTTTGCGTGACTATTACTTCTTAGGCGTCGCACTGCCGCTACGCGCCGGATCGTTGCTCTGCCGGTTTGTGGATTGGTTTTTTATTGATCGCATTCTCATCGGCACGTTTGCGAGACTACCGGTCAGATTCGCGAAATCCGCGCAGTCGCTGCAAAACGGCTTGATCCAGTTTTATGCCTTGATGATCGTGGCGGCAGTGGCCATGATTTTCGCGGTCGTCCTCTGGTCCGGCACCGACGTGCCCTGA
- a CDS encoding NADH-quinone oxidoreductase subunit K: protein MTIDPALLHNLLVFAMFQFVAGTLCVLCRRSLFHLLLGGQIMLQGACVALATLSAAREDVGGAAWLFLIGGMAAAQIAMAITFYRVLSRRRTIETGHPQEGCRT, encoded by the coding sequence ATGACAATCGATCCGGCACTGTTGCACAATCTACTCGTGTTCGCGATGTTTCAGTTCGTCGCGGGAACTCTTTGCGTACTCTGCCGGCGAAGTTTGTTCCACCTGCTGCTAGGGGGGCAAATCATGCTGCAAGGAGCATGTGTCGCCCTTGCCACCCTCAGTGCAGCGCGGGAAGATGTCGGCGGCGCTGCTTGGTTGTTCCTGATCGGGGGCATGGCCGCTGCTCAAATCGCTATGGCAATTACGTTTTATCGGGTCCTATCCCGCCGACGCACCATCGAAACCGGGCATCCTCAGGAAGGTTGCCGCACGTGA
- a CDS encoding NADH-quinone oxidoreductase subunit J, with amino-acid sequence MSVQGLPITTLIVCGLGAGGVSLLLTQRVPAPRRTGTAVAVIALAALLSLFPLTGGDSLITTSSSFVSTLCFLIPAGCGLVATIAVMTCRCRRRGMAWFVVAVLANTTLLFVGGMVIVGVMNLIVNVGFLGPLLLFAAVSETNDESPPESSWRFTGLACAFTALLFTGLLSALPSAVAAEPPRATAIADSATRLGWSDLGRSLLFDHGISLTVVSLLLMIAMVTVPRMMTGGSSEPTAQTVEGTAA; translated from the coding sequence ATGAGCGTGCAAGGACTGCCGATAACGACTTTGATCGTCTGCGGACTGGGGGCTGGGGGAGTCTCTCTCCTGCTGACGCAGCGCGTACCCGCACCGCGGCGCACGGGAACTGCTGTCGCCGTCATTGCCTTGGCCGCCCTGTTGAGTTTGTTCCCACTGACCGGCGGTGATTCGCTCATCACGACCTCGTCGTCGTTTGTCTCAACACTTTGCTTTCTCATTCCGGCCGGTTGTGGATTGGTGGCAACAATTGCCGTCATGACCTGCCGCTGTCGTCGCCGTGGAATGGCCTGGTTTGTTGTCGCTGTCTTGGCCAATACGACGCTGCTTTTTGTCGGCGGCATGGTGATCGTCGGTGTGATGAACCTCATCGTCAACGTGGGATTTCTCGGCCCTCTGCTCCTCTTTGCCGCCGTTTCGGAAACGAACGACGAATCTCCCCCCGAGTCGTCCTGGAGATTCACCGGGCTCGCCTGTGCGTTCACCGCTTTGTTATTCACCGGACTACTCAGCGCACTTCCATCCGCCGTGGCTGCGGAACCGCCCCGCGCGACAGCTATCGCAGATTCCGCCACTCGATTGGGCTGGAGTGACTTGGGACGATCGCTGTTGTTCGATCATGGAATCAGCCTGACCGTTGTCAGTCTGCTGTTGATGATCGCCATGGTGACCGTGCCCCGTATGATGACGGGCGGATCTTCGGAGCCGACAGCGCAAACCGTGGAGGGCACAGCGGCATGA